The genomic stretch ATAGTGGGACAGGGTAAAAAAATATTGTAGGTTGAAACGTAAAGAATTAACGGTTACTGAATACGTAAATAATTGACTATGATCTAACTTGACCAAAGTCCAAACAATTAATCCTTACCCGGGGATTTGGTCTTTTTTGTTAGAATTCAGCCTTTCATCCAGCAGTTGTTTAGAGAGTAGAGAGTAGTCCAACACTCCATCCATACTTTGTTGTGCTCTTAGGTATAACAAGGTACAATTTCTCTCTTCTCTGAGCTTTTACCCCTTTTACCATTGTTACATCCGTTATTTTTTTTTCTGGGTTTTTGAAATTATGCAGCAAGTTTTGATATGAATTCATAAGAACAACTACTAAGAAGATTTAGGGTATGGAACGGTTTGGAATTATAATTGTGGATCTATTGTATTGAATAATTGAGTTTTTCCTAGCTATGCTTGTGTCGTCTCAAAACCCCTTTCCTTTTTAACATTATTTAAATCGGTTGTTAGTGCCGTCAAAATTTGAGACCGTCACAGGTAAGAATTTGTGTTCTATTAGTTGTTCTAAGTGAAGTTGtagttactactactattacttttAATTGCATGCATTTTAGCTAATAATTTGATGATTTTGAACAATAAGTAAACAATTTGAAGTGACTAGGTTAAAAAAGATTGAATCTTTTTAGTTTCTTTGCTGTATGTTTCAACTAGGAATGCAATCTGTTAATTTTTCATGAATTTTTGATGTGCTTTTCTATGAAAAGTGAAGGATAAACACGAAATTACTGATAATTTTTTATCTGAGTTTTAGCAAGCCAAAAAGATTGAATCTTTTTAGTTATTTCCTTGGTCCCAGTAATTTGGTTACCCTTTTTTTCTTGTTTGTAAGCTAAGGGGTTTTTcattcaaaggtaaacaaatcatTGGAATCGAGTGGCGGAGCCAGGCCTGTTGCCCCTACTGAACAATGTAAAGATTGAagttttaagttgaaaatttcgattttatttttctaatctACTCTAATTACATTAGTAGTTTGCCCCCGCTCGGATTTCTCAGCCCCCTAGCGTAAAATCCTTGCTCCGTTACTGATGGAGGGTGTGTTTCGATGTGGGGTTTATTAAACATGGTATTTGTGTGAAAATTGAACAAGAAAACAAACATGATCATTTTGTTGTGTGTTGATATAAGTTTTGAAGTGTTAGTAGTCCCTTGTTTTCGGTTTACAACAATTTGATGCTCATAAGAAACTGATTTATACTCCAAGAGAAGTTTTCTTGAGAACATTTTTAATGCTTTTATTTGACTACTTGTCAAAAATGTCTGGCCATAAACTGATATATTACTCCACACTGATGAGATTTATAGTTAGAATTCCTGAAACTCGTTCCTGTGAAAACCCTATGACATTGTGTCGTGACTATTGTCGTCTCTGTAATCCTGGAATTTCTGATTGTTTCAGTCTTTTTTATTTTGCTATAGTTTCATTGATCTTGTTGTTTAGGCTCTAGTAATCCATATTACGAGCTAAAAATACTGCATGCACTTTTAGTTGAAAGCATCATATAAACATCTGAGATATTTTTGGTCTGGCTACTAACTTATTGTGGGAAGAAAACTGGGATGCTTATTGCCACATTCTATCCAGTATCCACCGATCTGCTTCTGAAAACACGTGTAGACGTGTAGTATCTACTTGAAGTTTTGATTATTACATCTTTTTTTGAGGTTTTGGTGGCGCTTTGTTTCAGGTTGATCTGAGTTTGGTGCTCTTTAATACCATGTCCATACTCTAGAAGAGTTTTCCTAAGAAAAATTAAAGCCTTTTTTTcaacaaacttgtcaaaatgtcTGACATAGATGAAGAAATCAGTGGTGATATTTGGATGGAAATCCTGAAACTCCTTCCTGTGAAAACCCTTGGGAAATGTCGGTGTGTGTGTAAACCATGGGAAAATCTAATTGTTTCCACACCTTTTATAACTGCCCACCTCAAGCATTACTCTCAAAATGATGCAAATAGGCTAGTTATGTATAGGCAGTATTCTACCCCCCTGAAAAACAAGAGCAGTACACTCTTTTTCTCGATTCAGGCAAAGGTACAGAAGGCGACAACCTTGCGGTACACGATACCTTTACTTGTCCCTTCATAACTTCCAAGACTGGACACCATTTCGTGTTGTGGGCTCTGTCAATGGATTGGTTTGTCTGTCTGATGATCTGTTTAGTTATACTTACCTTGTCCTCCTTTGACACCCGTTGATCCACAAATACATTAAACTTCCCGTTCCCCTTGCCACTTACCAAGTATCGGTAGGTGCATACATATGTATGTTAGGATTTGGATATGATCCTAGGACAAGTGATCACAAAGTTGTGAGATTGGTTTATATCCGTGATAAGAATCTTTTGGACACGACCCCCCCGAAAGTTGAATTATACTCGGTTCAGGAAAGAAGATGGAGGTGGGTTTGTGCAGATTATCTTGTCGATATTTGCGTTTGCGATCTCAAATGGTCACAGTGCTTTCTAAACGGGAATATCCATTGGGTTTCATGGGAAAGGGATTCTAAAACCAGAGTTTTTGTAAGAaactggttgttgttgtttgatgTTGAGGGGGAGAGATTCAAAAAGATGAAATTACCTGAGCGTCTTAACAAGGTAAACACACTGAATCTCACTGTATGTGATCACAATGGAAAGTTGTCGGTCATGTACTCGCAACTGAAGGGAGGGTTCAAGGGGAAAGAGATGGAACGGTGTGAAATTTGGGTGAAAGAAGAATATAGTGTAGGGACGTCTTGGTGTCAAGTGATAAACCTCGACTTGGGCTCTGATATCAGTTTAGGGTGGATTCAGTGTTTGAGGAAGAACAGAGATCAGGTACTAGGATTCACCAAAAGAGGAACATTGGTGTCATATGATCCAAGTAGGAAAGAGTATAAGAGACCTGGGTTTCGTGGGCGTTGGCGCTCATGGTCTACTTGTGACTTCACTGAGAGTCTCATTCTTCTCGACAAGAAACTTGATGTAGGTACTTACAAAGACGCTGGTAGTCGCATGAAAAAGAGGTAAGGCTTGTCTTTAACCAAATTGTATGCATTTCTGTGACAGTACAAGTGGTGTGGTTTCTTTTGTTGCTTCCTCTGGTGTAATTTTGCTATGTTGTCTGTAGATTTACTTTCAACATTGACCGCTATAGTCATGCTCAAACTATGGATGAACATGAAGTTGAGGTCGGCGATGAAGATGAAGAAGGTCCAATTGATGATAACATGTAAGATGTTTTTTCCCATTTGCTGAAACGTCGTAACTGTGAACTTGTTATTTGAGTTGGCAAATCGTTGATCATCTATTGAAAATGTGTGAACTTGAATTGAAAGCTGCTTTGAAAAGTTTCCTGTTTTACTTTGCAGCTATTATCTTTCCGTAGTCTATACATTAATGAAATTTGAAGGTGGCAAAATGACAGGAGACCTCTCAGAGTTCTTATCCCAAGCTGGTATGAGATTATCATCTTTATTCCGTATTTCGCGTCTTTGCGATTTATAAGCTACTTTGTTTACAAATGTTCGTAAATCATATCCCATTGGGTAAAGGAAGATAGGGGTCTGTTTCACCCTAATTTAATGTCTTCTCAGTTCATCATTAGACTCCTTGTGTATTTAGGGTAATCCTAGAACTTTAGTTCTACCAAAATGGCTACGTTGGGAAAAAATGATAAATCTCTACAAACAGTAACATTATCCCCGTGCCTATAAAGCTCCTTACCATGGCGGGTTAAATGGAGTAAATGTCGTTGGGTGTAGGGACCCATGATGAAAATTGTGTAGGGATTGAATTGAATGATTGCTACTTCACGATAGAACGAAGGGCAGCCAGTTTAATAAACTATTTTAATGTTTTCATTATAATTTAAACCCAAAGACGATAGACTGTACTTGGTATATTTTCCATCAGCCGCCTTAATGTAACTCTATATATGTTGTATTCTCATCCTATGCAGGTCTTTTCTGAAAGCTCAAGTTTAAGAAGTATCAAGTCTGAAGTCTGAGTATGCAGTTTGTAGGAAGTCATAACCTTTAGAACTACTCTTGTTGGTATGTCTGAACTTGAAACTATTGTCGGCTGTTATAAGCCTGTAATTAAACTGTATACTCATTTTGGCTTACACTTGCCTTTGAGACATGTATGTAGATACTACTGGGTTTACCACTCCGTTGGTTTTAAGATGCTTGAAAAGGCTTATCTATCTGATTTGTGCAACTCTCTCCATTTTATTTTGAGCTGAAATATCTTTGCCTGTTTTTAACTTTTGAAGCATTTATTTGCTGTCCATACGGCCCATAGTGAGCTTCTGAACCCTTGCAAACCACTCGTGTTTTGTCGTCGCATCTGTCACATCCCAGATGTTATACCATGGTCTAAGTACGGTTTATATGTACAAGAAGGGGAGTAGCGCAGTTATTGTGTCTGGTTTTGGTGATTTGCATTATGTGCATCTGGTAGCTATCTCTCCGTGTTTTTAGCCTACCACCTTACTCCGACTGTCCGCCATAGACAGAATTCTTGTACGGCAATGTGATAATAGGTATATTCGGGTAAAAAACTTGGGATCTTCTGAAGAGCGCATAATTGCAGCTTATTAATAACTTCGCCTCGGCTTTGTCTGAATCAGAGTTATTCAGGTAAACTTGGGATCTTCTGAAGAGCGCTCTAGAACCTGTCACAAACAGCATTCCTGTGTTTTTAACCACACAATGGGTAAAAAACTGTAAAAGTGTAAGACCGCATAATTGCAGCTTATTAATAACTTCGCCGTTCTTAGAGACACTAATATAACTTTGTTGAGACAGTCGAGTTCTTGCAAAATCCGATTCTGAAAAAACATGCAGTTCAACACAACTATACCCCAACCGAATGACCATCACTAACTGATCCAACCCAAATGCTTCATTGTTCAGATGACAAGCTATCGCAAAGGCACAGGCTGATCCACAGAAAGCTTGCTCTTCTATATAAGTACTATAGAGTATCAGACTTAGTGACTTACAGTCGAACTGGACTAATAACTGGGATTTGTCGTTTTTCCTCATCGCCTTCACTGCCTTATGACTAATAACCGGGATTTCTCGTTTCTCCTCATTTGCAATGTGTGCATGCTCTTTAACgacattttttttaaaatgtaCTCCGTATTGAATAATTATTCTAAAACccatttcttttaaaatgtattGAATAACAGCTACTCGCCTACTCCGTATATACATAAAGCTTGTCCTTCTATATAAGTACTATGGAGTATCAGACTTACAGTCGAACTTGACTAATAACTGGGATTTCTCGTTTCTCCTCCTTTCCTTCACTGCCTTATGACTAATAACTGGGATTTCTCGTTTCTCCTCATTTGCAATGTGTGCACGCTCTTTAACGacatttattttaaaatgtaCTCCGTATTGAATAATTATTTTAAAATccatttcttttaaaatgtatattgaataacaGGTACTACTTATATACATAATTATTCACCGTCTGAAGGTAATCATTCAATACATTTTAAAATAAATGCCTTTTAGAAATTTGATACTCGTATATAACTATATAAGTTCGTTCATCAAAATGACGATTGGGAAATTGAAAATACAAAAGTAACACAGAAGCTTACATAAGTTTGTTCATCAAAATGACTACATAGGATCGTTAAAACCATGAGTTCGAACAATGTTACAAAGAGCCAACACCATGCGCACTCGGCCATATTTTTCTTACTAGTTTACAGAAATGGAGAAATTCCAAATAACAGCGGAAGTAGGAAAAGAGCACAAAAGAATGAAAACATATATC from Silene latifolia isolate original U9 population chromosome 2, ASM4854445v1, whole genome shotgun sequence encodes the following:
- the LOC141642387 gene encoding F-box/kelch-repeat protein At3g06240-like; amino-acid sequence: MLGFGYDPRTSDHKVVRLVYIRDKNLLDTTPPKVELYSVQERRWRWVCADYLVDICVCDLKWSQCFLNGNIHWVSWERDSKTRVFVRNWLLLFDVEGERFKKMKLPERLNKVNTLNLTVCDHNGKLSVMYSQLKGGFKGKEMERCEIWVKEEYSVGTSWCQVINLDLGSDISLGWIQCLRKNRDQVLGFTKRGTLVSYDPSRKEYKRPGFRGRWRSWSTCDFTESLILLDKKLDVGTYKDAGSRMKKRFTFNIDRYSHAQTMDEHEVEVGDEDEEGPIDDNIYYLSVVYTLMKFEGGKMTGDLSEFLSQAGLF